Proteins encoded by one window of Arachis hypogaea cultivar Tifrunner chromosome 1, arahy.Tifrunner.gnm2.J5K5, whole genome shotgun sequence:
- the LOC112754085 gene encoding uncharacterized protein, with the protein MPPNFTLPMTLEPYKGIGDPKIHVTKFESMMFLNSDSDPILCRSFPTFLDGAALLCFFNLPTGSITSFDDFSKLFINQFAASKIYVRDSDYPSTIKQGPHESLKDYMTRFTTAAMEIPDLNPEVQLHAIKSGLRPGKFQEAIAVAKPKTPEEFQEKATGQIEIEEVRETRRNERQPNRRDEDKPIARDTKKPFKLTPKYDSYTRFNARREDIIKEILHNKLIKPPSRAGSYQDQRYVDKSKRCAFHQKFGHTTEECVVAKDLLERLARQGHLDKYISSKARTTSDDSNDQRQERAPHTSDKARPQPPPTRGIINCISGGFASGGQTSSARKRRYRDMLTLQQTADVLTIKPRIPNISFKQSDYQTNSDNLDDPVVISIQAGDLLVKKALLDHGSSADVLFYSTFNRMKLSEQTLLPSSGELIGFSGECVSILSSIWLKTTLGEHPMNKTKDMQFLVIDCTSPYNIILGRPFLNSFGAIVSTLHLCVKFQVQEDQIVTIHSDHIKARKCYNESLKIRTHIQQRAELTQGTYNIANISGTAELDPRGDLHDKPTPTLTITLTLALLFFQEQNRR; encoded by the coding sequence ATGCCTCCAAACTTCACACTCCCTATGACTCTGGAACCTTATAAAGGGATCGGAGATCCTAAGATTCATGTTACCAAATTTGAATCTATGATGTTTCTCAATAGTGACTCCGATCCCATATTATGTCGTTCTTTTCCTACTTTTTTAGATGGTGCTGCGCTGTTGTGTTTTTTCAATTTGCCTACAGGTTCGATAACAAGCTTTGATGATTTCTCCAAGTTGTTCATTAATCAGTTTGCGGCCTCCAAAATTTATGTACGGGACTCAGACTACCCTAGCACTATTAAACAAGGACCACACGAGAGCCTAAAAGATTATATGACCCGCTTTACTACGGCAGCTATGGAGATTCCCGACCTTAATCCCGAAGTACAACTGCATGCCATAAAAAGCGGCTTACGACCGGGAAAATTCCAGGAAGCCATAGCAGTGGCAAAGCCAAAGACACCGGAGGAGTTCCAAGAAAAGGCAACCGGACAGATTGAAATAGAAGAGGTGCGAGAAACTCGGCGGAATGAAAGGCAGCCGAACAGAAGGGATGAGGATAAACCAATTGCCAGAGACACTAAGAAACCTTTCAAGCTAACGCCGAAGTATGATTCATACACGAGATTCAACGCCAGGAGAGAAGACATCATCAAGGAGATACTACACAACAAACTAATAAAGCCACCGAGCAGAGCCGGCTCATATCAAGACCAGCGATATGTGGACAAATCCAAACGCTGCGCCTTTCACCAAAAGTTCGGCCACACAACTGAGGAATGTGTGGTCGCCAAAGACCTATTGGAGAGACTAGCAAGACAAGGGCACCTGGACAAATACATCAGTAGCAAAGCGAGGACGACCTCAGACGACTCTAACGACCAACGCCAAGAGCGAGCTCCACACACCTCAGACAAAGCCAGACCCCAACCCCCACCAACCAGGGGAATTATCAATTGCATCTCAGGAGGATTTGCAAGCGGCGGTCAAACAAGCTCGGCACGAAAGCGCCGATACAGGGACATGCTAACACTCCAGCAGACAGCCGATGTGTTGACCATCAAACCAAGAATACCCAACATATCTTTCAAACAGTCAGACTATCAAACAAACTCCGATAATCTGGATGACCCCGTAGTAATCTCTATTCAAGCAGGGGACCTCCTAGTAAAAAAAGCTCTCCTCGACCACGGCAGTAGTGCCGACGTCCTCTTCTATTCAACCTTCAACAGGATGAAGCTCAGCGAACAAACTCTACTACCATCCTCAGGAGAACTAATCGGATTCTCGGGAGAATGCGTATCCATCCTCAGCAGCATCTGGCTGAAAACGACCTTAGGAGAACATCCCATGAACAAAACAAAGGATATGCAGTTCCTAGTAATCGATTGCACTagcccttataatatcattctgggcagacccTTCCTAAATTCTTTTGGTGCCATTGTTTCCACGCTCCACTTGTGTGTCAAATTTCAGGTACAAGAGGACCAGATAGTCACCATACATTCCGACCACATTAAAGCTCGCAAGTGTTACAATGAGAGCTTAAAAATAAGAACACACATCCAACAAAGAGCCGAGCTGACTCAAGGAACATATAACATCGCTAACATCTCGGGTACCGCCGAACTTGACCCAAGAGGAGACCTCCATGACAAACCAACACCAACATTAACCATTACACTCACATTAgctcttctcttctttcaggaaCAAAACAGAAGATAA